From a single Leptospira neocaledonica genomic region:
- a CDS encoding LA_0442/LA_0875 N-terminal domain-containing protein, which yields MKLCRFRSLLIIIFLFLPIVSLFAEMKTIYLKNGQIIRAEILQQTATSMSIKTSEGKTIQLNKSEINTVSFNEPVKPPKEEEKKQAQIEQTTAPITAEAPKPIVNFHIDQLKRNDLEITFGLGAGRYSPETQELPVQIQSKVGLASGTLPTIIDKPTHSPKLSETYGAIYTWKRWSGGITGSYLGNRSTYNSHSYASGMIYSNGSFPERQSSLKNELSFLAFTNDRFDLRPTIGYQYFWGQSQDSNLSTSYYIDTGLYLYSQGAMNFSETLKGYTIGLKATIRSGERWENRLEYHNLTLSGHQDGSIVSFLVPTNLSQVAFVKQGQNVSWDAQGFQLLYRLVYRVTPTISVYAGFQFYEWKYSLNSYSQTTFSSKDGLIGVDLSNPGAYLVQQKLMEAVGKTINSESRSAILEFGVMKRFEFVAQ from the coding sequence ATGAAATTGTGTCGTTTCAGATCCCTTCTTATAATTATTTTCCTATTTCTACCCATCGTTTCCTTGTTCGCTGAAATGAAGACCATCTATTTAAAAAACGGTCAAATCATTCGTGCAGAAATATTACAGCAAACTGCAACAAGCATGTCGATCAAAACATCGGAAGGAAAAACGATCCAATTAAACAAGTCCGAGATTAATACTGTAAGTTTCAATGAGCCTGTTAAACCTCCCAAAGAGGAGGAAAAAAAACAGGCACAAATAGAACAAACGACTGCTCCTATAACTGCAGAAGCCCCAAAGCCAATCGTAAACTTTCATATAGACCAATTAAAACGAAACGATTTAGAAATCACCTTCGGCTTAGGAGCAGGAAGATATTCTCCTGAAACCCAGGAATTACCTGTGCAGATCCAAAGCAAAGTTGGATTAGCTTCCGGGACACTTCCTACAATAATCGATAAGCCAACACACTCTCCGAAATTATCCGAGACGTATGGAGCCATCTACACTTGGAAAAGATGGTCGGGAGGAATTACCGGATCATATCTAGGAAACAGAAGCACATACAATAGTCATTCTTATGCGAGCGGAATGATTTACAGTAATGGAAGTTTTCCGGAAAGACAAAGCTCTTTAAAAAACGAATTGTCTTTTCTTGCTTTTACAAATGATAGATTCGATTTAAGGCCTACAATCGGATACCAATACTTCTGGGGACAATCTCAAGATTCAAATTTATCCACATCTTATTATATAGATACAGGACTGTATTTATATTCTCAAGGTGCAATGAATTTTAGCGAAACACTTAAAGGATATACGATCGGATTAAAAGCCACCATTCGTTCGGGAGAAAGATGGGAAAATAGATTAGAATATCATAATCTAACCTTGTCCGGACACCAGGATGGAAGTATAGTATCTTTCCTTGTCCCTACAAATCTCTCACAGGTAGCATTTGTTAAACAAGGGCAGAATGTCTCTTGGGACGCACAAGGTTTCCAGCTTCTCTATAGATTGGTTTATCGAGTCACCCCTACAATTTCCGTTTACGCAGGATTTCAATTTTACGAGTGGAAATATAGTTTAAATTCTTATTCCCAAACTACCTTTTCTTCCAAGGACGGGTTGATAGGAGTTGATTTGAGTAATCCGGGCGCGTATCTAGTGCAGCAAAAGTTAATGGAAGCAGTCGGAAAAACGATCAATTCCGAAAGTAGATCTGCAATTTTGGAATTTGGCGTAATGAAAAGATTTGAGTTTGTGGCTCAGTAA